One genomic segment of Synechocystis sp. LKSZ1 includes these proteins:
- a CDS encoding YaaW family protein, which translates to MEVTVLDELRSALELATEDELKQLTQILFCRKFNPLDYLQTPRPIEVQSQDWQTWLDSLEERFRYLAADGLTVIKGKSQEFSYRQALIRVCQYLKIPYAQQMATTEIEAEIFLHLVNQAWKKLPKTEQKSLIIRIQKSLDRCPLPEALPVQLQHNPVDLLLKGSGAIAVSAVLRPLLLKRILQEFTLHLAQYQAAQFALVRGGALAASQVQSQLTLQTARQGMAMTAARYGAVKTVFSFLGPALWGWFLADLGWRAITTNYGRIIPVIVSLAQIRLTRAEAWQLA; encoded by the coding sequence GTGGAGGTTACGGTCTTGGACGAACTGCGGTCAGCCCTGGAGTTAGCCACGGAAGATGAGCTCAAACAGCTAACCCAAATTCTTTTTTGTCGAAAATTTAATCCCCTGGATTATCTACAAACGCCCCGGCCCATTGAAGTCCAGAGCCAGGACTGGCAGACTTGGCTGGATTCGTTGGAGGAGCGTTTTCGCTACCTAGCCGCTGATGGTCTAACGGTGATTAAGGGGAAAAGCCAGGAGTTTAGCTATCGTCAGGCCTTGATTCGAGTCTGCCAATACCTGAAAATTCCCTACGCCCAACAGATGGCCACCACGGAGATTGAAGCGGAGATTTTTCTGCATTTGGTCAATCAGGCCTGGAAAAAGCTGCCTAAGACCGAGCAAAAGTCCCTAATTATCCGTATCCAGAAATCCCTAGACCGTTGTCCTCTGCCGGAAGCGCTCCCTGTTCAACTCCAGCACAATCCCGTGGATTTACTGCTCAAGGGCAGTGGGGCCATTGCTGTCAGTGCTGTTTTGAGGCCTCTCCTGCTCAAGCGGATTCTTCAAGAATTCACCCTCCACCTCGCTCAATACCAAGCCGCCCAGTTTGCTCTCGTCCGGGGAGGGGCCCTTGCGGCGTCCCAGGTACAAAGTCAATTAACCTTGCAAACGGCCCGTCAAGGCATGGCGATGACAGCGGCTCGCTACGGGGCCGTCAAAACGGTCTTTTCGTTTCTTGGCCCGGCCCTCTGGGGTTGGTTTTTGGCGGATCTCGGTTGGCGTGCCATTACCACCAACTACGGGCGCATCATCCCGGTCATTGTCTCCTTGGCCCAAATTCGCCTCACCCGAGCCGAGGCCTGGCAATTAGCCTAA
- a CDS encoding adenylate/guanylate cyclase domain-containing protein: MENTKTSASLLLTSLNGNQQISLSSKTYWTVGRYQDNDIVIADHTISRNHAILQATETGEFLLIDLGSRNGTFVNGRRVSIPVLLKNRDQITFGKTEAKFYASEHEGPPSGIFLRSAHETQTSALHERRLMSVMVADMRNFTGLTRQLDETMLSILIGNWFRQAGDILRDAGSWVDKYIGDAVMAIWFHAQDDVTPEDILRIFQAINRLNQSTTKLSQQYPVPFPLRIGVGVNTGYAMVGNTGSGDHPDYTAIGDTVNAAFRLESITKTAGFDVAIGEKTYSYLANFQELAQFFRPYETELKGYDKPALTYGLNFEQLDPFIRRNQSMTTLS, encoded by the coding sequence GTGGAAAATACTAAAACCTCAGCTTCTCTCCTGTTAACCTCCCTGAACGGCAATCAACAGATTTCATTGTCGTCCAAAACCTACTGGACGGTTGGACGCTACCAAGATAATGACATTGTCATCGCCGACCATACGATTTCTCGCAACCATGCAATTCTTCAGGCCACAGAAACCGGAGAGTTTTTACTGATTGATCTGGGAAGTCGCAATGGCACCTTCGTCAATGGACGCCGAGTCAGTATTCCAGTCCTACTAAAAAACCGAGACCAAATCACCTTTGGCAAAACCGAAGCGAAATTCTACGCCTCAGAACACGAGGGCCCTCCAAGCGGTATTTTTCTCCGTTCTGCCCACGAAACCCAAACTAGTGCTCTCCACGAGCGTCGCTTGATGTCGGTGATGGTGGCGGATATGCGCAATTTTACGGGGCTAACGCGTCAATTAGATGAAACCATGCTTTCTATTTTGATTGGCAATTGGTTCCGCCAGGCCGGTGATATTTTGCGGGATGCGGGCAGTTGGGTGGATAAGTACATTGGAGATGCAGTCATGGCCATCTGGTTCCATGCTCAGGATGACGTTACTCCCGAGGATATTCTGCGGATTTTCCAGGCCATTAATCGCCTCAATCAGAGTACGACAAAGTTGAGTCAACAATATCCCGTGCCTTTCCCTCTCAGAATTGGGGTTGGGGTAAACACGGGCTACGCCATGGTGGGCAATACCGGCAGTGGCGACCATCCCGACTACACGGCCATTGGTGATACGGTTAACGCGGCCTTTCGTTTGGAGTCCATCACCAAAACCGCCGGCTTTGATGTGGCCATTGGGGAAAAAACCTACAGCTACTTGGCAAATTTCCAAGAACTAGCCCAATTTTTCCGGCCCTACGAAACGGAATTGAAGGGCTACGACAAACCGGCCCTGACCTACGGACTGAATTTTGAACAACTCGATCCCTTTATCCGTCGCAACCAGTCCATGACGACTCTAAGCTAG
- a CDS encoding DUF3120 domain-containing protein: MIPLLTTVITQYALRSRYDSFPVGRGSRLFSQVLFQVLLASGFLVSVPVFIQAPLVREWPWLGLGLTLGWVGLAVVLLQSSKTQLWGDLLIGFSWSWLTGALYWGWFRWEPLVHLPIEALGLPLALWGIARGWGRVGHFFYLGSLLGTAITDVYFYLTGLIPAWRQLMVASPELISPILHQALEQIQTFWGVSWGIALVGLLLGLGTWALQKNEPHWWALAGAILSTILVDSLFLLAAILA; this comes from the coding sequence GTGATTCCCCTACTGACAACGGTTATTACCCAATACGCTCTCCGGTCTCGCTACGATAGCTTCCCTGTCGGCCGAGGGAGCCGCCTCTTTTCCCAGGTGCTGTTCCAAGTCCTCCTGGCGTCGGGCTTTCTGGTCTCGGTTCCCGTCTTTATCCAAGCCCCCCTGGTGCGAGAATGGCCCTGGCTAGGCCTGGGGCTGACCTTGGGCTGGGTCGGTTTAGCCGTTGTCCTTCTTCAATCCAGTAAAACCCAGCTCTGGGGCGATCTCCTGATCGGATTTAGTTGGAGTTGGCTGACCGGGGCCCTCTACTGGGGCTGGTTTCGTTGGGAACCCCTAGTGCATCTCCCCATTGAAGCGTTGGGTCTGCCCCTGGCCCTGTGGGGCATTGCTCGGGGCTGGGGCCGGGTGGGACATTTTTTCTACCTAGGTTCTTTACTGGGAACGGCGATTACCGATGTTTACTTCTACCTAACGGGCCTGATTCCGGCCTGGCGACAATTGATGGTCGCTTCCCCGGAGTTGATTAGTCCTATCTTGCACCAGGCCCTAGAACAAATTCAAACTTTCTGGGGGGTCAGTTGGGGGATTGCTTTGGTTGGTTTATTATTGGGTCTAGGTACCTGGGCCTTACAGAAAAACGAACCCCACTGGTGGGCCTTGGCGGGTGCTATCTTAAGCACCATCCTCGTTGATAGTCTTTTTTTGCTAGCCGCTATCCTGGCCTAG
- the zds gene encoding 9,9'-di-cis-zeta-carotene desaturase — protein sequence MRAAIVGAGLAGMATAIDLVDAGWQVEIFEARPFVGGKVGSWVDGDGNHIEMGLHVFFGCYYNLFALMEKVGALQNLRLKEHTHTFVNRGGRLGELDFRFITGAPFNGLKAFFTTSQLSTVDKLANSLALGTSPIVRGLVDFNGAMRDIRALDRISFADWFRSHGGNDGSLKKMWDPIAYALGFIDTEAISARCMLTIFQFFAAKTEASVLRMLEGSPHEYLHQPILDYLEQRGAKIHTRRQVRDIYTEELEGQTHITGLAIADGEKVETITADAYVCACDVPGIQRLLPEAWRQRWPFFDHIYKLEAVPVATVQLRFDGWVTELHDPEKRHQLQQAAGLDNLLYTPDAEFSCFADLALTSPADYYRQGQGSLMQLVLTPGDPFIKENNEAIAYRVLKQVKALFPSAQDLNMTWYNVVKLAQSLYREAPGMDAYRPSQATPIPNFYLAGSYTQQDYIDSMEGATISGRQAAQAILQAK from the coding sequence ATGCGAGCGGCAATTGTTGGGGCCGGATTAGCGGGAATGGCCACCGCTATTGATTTAGTTGATGCCGGCTGGCAAGTCGAAATTTTTGAAGCCCGCCCCTTTGTTGGCGGTAAGGTCGGCAGTTGGGTCGATGGTGATGGCAACCATATTGAGATGGGCCTGCACGTTTTCTTTGGCTGTTACTACAATTTGTTTGCCTTGATGGAGAAAGTCGGGGCCTTGCAAAATTTACGTCTCAAAGAGCATACCCACACCTTTGTTAATCGGGGAGGCCGCTTGGGGGAACTGGATTTTCGCTTCATTACTGGTGCTCCCTTCAATGGCCTCAAGGCCTTTTTTACCACCTCCCAGTTGTCCACCGTGGATAAGTTAGCCAATTCCCTGGCCCTGGGGACGAGTCCGATTGTGCGAGGCCTGGTGGATTTTAACGGAGCCATGCGCGACATTCGAGCCCTAGACCGGATTAGTTTTGCCGATTGGTTTCGGAGCCATGGGGGCAATGACGGTAGTTTGAAAAAAATGTGGGACCCCATTGCCTATGCCCTGGGCTTTATTGATACCGAGGCCATCTCGGCCCGTTGTATGCTGACCATTTTTCAGTTTTTTGCGGCCAAAACGGAAGCCTCTGTCCTGCGTATGCTAGAAGGCTCTCCCCACGAATATCTTCACCAACCGATTCTGGATTACCTCGAACAACGGGGGGCCAAAATCCATACCCGTCGCCAAGTACGGGATATTTACACCGAAGAATTAGAGGGCCAAACCCACATCACTGGCCTGGCTATTGCCGATGGCGAAAAGGTTGAAACCATCACCGCCGATGCCTACGTTTGTGCCTGTGATGTGCCGGGCATCCAACGCCTACTCCCAGAAGCTTGGCGTCAACGCTGGCCCTTTTTCGACCATATTTACAAACTGGAAGCGGTACCGGTGGCCACGGTGCAATTGCGGTTTGATGGCTGGGTAACGGAACTCCACGACCCAGAAAAGCGCCACCAACTGCAACAGGCTGCGGGCCTAGATAATTTGCTCTATACCCCTGATGCCGAATTTTCCTGTTTTGCCGATCTGGCCCTGACCAGTCCCGCGGACTACTACCGCCAGGGCCAAGGGTCTCTAATGCAACTAGTATTGACCCCTGGTGATCCCTTTATCAAAGAAAATAACGAGGCCATTGCCTACCGGGTACTTAAACAGGTCAAGGCTCTTTTTCCCTCGGCCCAGGACTTAAACATGACGTGGTACAACGTCGTGAAATTGGCCCAATCCCTCTACCGGGAGGCCCCCGGCATGGATGCCTATCGGCCCAGTCAAGCCACCCCGATACCTAATTTCTACCTAGCGGGTAGTTACACCCAACAGGATTACATCGATAGTATGGAAGGCGCCACGATTTCGGGACGACAAGCGGCCCAGGCTATCCTACAGGCAAAGTAG
- a CDS encoding SRPBCC family protein — protein MANWLEHSVQVEVEAPIELVWSLWSDLEQMPRWMKWIESVKVLEENPDLSRWKLASTGFEFTWLSRILKLVPQQIIQWESVDGLPNRGAVRFYDRHGKSIVRLTVAYAIPGWLGQIMDNLFLGRVVESTIQADLERFRVYIMDLQARSV, from the coding sequence ATGGCTAACTGGTTAGAACATAGTGTGCAAGTGGAAGTCGAGGCCCCCATTGAGTTGGTGTGGAGTCTCTGGTCTGATCTGGAGCAGATGCCCCGCTGGATGAAGTGGATTGAGTCGGTGAAGGTGCTGGAGGAAAATCCTGACCTTTCCCGCTGGAAGCTCGCTAGTACGGGTTTTGAATTCACCTGGCTGTCTCGCATTCTCAAGTTAGTTCCCCAGCAAATTATCCAATGGGAATCGGTGGATGGCCTGCCTAATCGGGGGGCCGTGCGTTTCTATGACCGCCATGGTAAAAGCATTGTCCGTTTGACCGTGGCCTATGCCATTCCTGGCTGGCTGGGCCAAATTATGGATAATCTCTTTTTGGGCCGAGTGGTGGAATCAACGATCCAAGCGGATTTGGAACGGTTTCGGGTCTACATCATGGATTTACAGGCCCGATCAGTCTAA
- the psb27 gene encoding photosystem II protein Psb27, whose amino-acid sequence MFFKNSLSRLLALVLVVVMGLMGCSSGTGLTGNYSQDTLTVIETLTTALDLSSDASNRAEVQELARAQINDYISRYRRETKSGGLRSFTTMQTALNSLAGYYTAYGSRPVPEKLKKRLKQEFVQAQRSVERGV is encoded by the coding sequence ATGTTTTTTAAAAATTCCCTATCTCGCCTCTTGGCCCTTGTCCTGGTTGTGGTCATGGGCCTGATGGGTTGTTCTAGTGGCACCGGCCTCACGGGTAACTACAGTCAAGACACCCTGACGGTGATTGAAACCCTTACCACTGCCCTCGATTTATCCAGCGATGCCTCTAATCGTGCTGAAGTTCAGGAGTTAGCCCGTGCTCAGATCAATGATTATATTTCCCGCTATCGCCGCGAAACGAAATCCGGTGGGCTACGTTCCTTTACGACCATGCAAACAGCCCTCAACTCCCTCGCTGGTTATTACACTGCCTATGGTTCTCGACCGGTACCAGAAAAACTGAAGAAGCGCCTTAAACAAGAATTTGTCCAAGCCCAACGCTCGGTGGAACGGGGAGTCTAG
- a CDS encoding O-antigen ligase family protein, which produces MSLTTQAPVSPAYPREWRAIQWGILWLPFNPIMALLGLLFALFSLWKQAFRPLVATPMAKGFALLSVWLVLTTLMAEHKGEALLGLANFLPYFALFLAYRLVFRHFSQLRYLAWILSLSALVLVILGLGQIYGGWATPAWLSVLGTNLVAEGRPEGRMSSLLMYANLFSAHLLMVLPLSLGLLIDQWRFGQALSDKAHWRGLAGLGLICFAEIVALFLTDSRSAWGLTALILVAYALYLSWYRLVALIAGGAGLVLWSAFGPWGREPLRQIIPRYFWARLSDELYPDRYKTAFRSTQWDFALQMLSQRPLTGWGLRNFTPLYQAAMNVWLGHPHSLPLMLLAEIGIPGTLLFLGLVGSVLYQATRLCWRLGQRREHKHRQRLHLLLFAYLLAFGSVTLFNLFDVTLFDLRVNLLGWILLSAIAGVSQGPFPRPTHDDKLST; this is translated from the coding sequence TTGAGCCTAACCACCCAGGCACCTGTTTCCCCAGCTTACCCACGGGAATGGCGGGCAATTCAATGGGGTATCCTCTGGCTGCCCTTTAATCCAATCATGGCCTTACTGGGGCTATTGTTTGCGCTGTTTAGTCTTTGGAAACAGGCCTTTCGTCCTCTGGTAGCAACTCCCATGGCCAAGGGATTTGCACTACTCAGTGTTTGGTTGGTACTAACGACGCTAATGGCAGAGCACAAAGGGGAAGCCCTGCTCGGTCTGGCCAACTTTTTGCCCTATTTCGCGCTTTTTTTGGCTTATCGTCTGGTTTTTCGTCATTTCTCTCAACTCCGTTATCTGGCTTGGATACTCAGTTTGTCAGCGCTGGTGCTGGTGATTTTAGGGCTTGGTCAAATCTACGGTGGCTGGGCCACACCGGCCTGGCTGAGTGTCCTAGGAACAAATCTCGTGGCTGAGGGCCGTCCTGAAGGGCGCATGTCGTCTCTGCTGATGTACGCCAACCTGTTTTCAGCCCATTTGCTGATGGTTTTGCCCCTCAGTCTTGGCCTGCTGATAGACCAATGGCGCTTTGGCCAGGCCCTGTCCGACAAGGCCCATTGGAGAGGACTGGCCGGCTTAGGTTTAATCTGCTTCGCTGAAATTGTGGCTCTGTTTTTGACCGATTCTCGCAGTGCCTGGGGCCTGACGGCGTTAATCCTGGTGGCTTATGCTTTGTATTTAAGTTGGTACCGCCTAGTGGCCCTGATCGCAGGAGGAGCCGGCCTGGTTCTCTGGTCGGCCTTTGGCCCTTGGGGGCGAGAACCACTACGGCAGATCATTCCTCGTTATTTTTGGGCCCGTTTATCTGACGAACTCTATCCCGACCGCTACAAAACGGCCTTTCGCAGTACCCAATGGGATTTTGCCCTGCAGATGCTGAGCCAACGACCCCTGACAGGTTGGGGCCTGCGGAATTTTACGCCCCTCTACCAGGCCGCCATGAACGTCTGGCTAGGCCATCCCCATAGTTTGCCCCTGATGCTGTTGGCAGAAATTGGCATTCCTGGAACGCTACTATTCCTTGGTTTAGTCGGCTCAGTTTTATATCAGGCGACTCGCCTCTGTTGGCGCCTTGGTCAGCGAAGAGAACACAAGCACCGTCAACGTCTCCACTTGCTTCTATTTGCCTATCTCCTGGCCTTTGGCAGTGTGACGTTGTTTAATCTATTTGATGTCACCCTCTTTGACCTCCGGGTTAATCTGTTGGGATGGATTTTGCTGTCAGCGATTGCGGGAGTAAGCCAAGGCCCTTTCCCTCGGCCCACCCACGACGACAAACTGAGTACATAG
- a CDS encoding restriction endonuclease, translating to MLLPTIQALESLGGSGTTEEIYEKVIEILAIPDLILEITHGNSSQTEVEYRLAWSRTYLKKFGLLENSARGVWSLVSTSLDLRKLQARDIVEFVRDSDKREKIKTDKNNNNDLSSNTELPETLEELEWHQQLHQALLSLSPGTFERLVQRLLRESGFVQVQVTGKSGDGGIDGVGIARINGFLSFHVLFQCKRYQGSVTASQIRDFRGAMQGRTDKGLLITTGTFTRDAIKEATRDGAPPIDLIDGEQLVARLKELGLGVKIKMIESVEVDLDWFAKI from the coding sequence ATGCTTTTACCCACGATTCAGGCCTTAGAGAGCTTGGGGGGATCGGGGACAACGGAAGAAATTTATGAAAAAGTGATAGAAATTTTAGCTATTCCAGATCTTATTTTGGAAATTACCCATGGCAACAGTTCACAAACAGAAGTTGAATATCGTCTAGCCTGGAGTCGCACCTACTTAAAAAAATTCGGCTTACTAGAAAATTCAGCTCGTGGCGTTTGGTCTTTGGTCTCGACATCCCTGGACTTGAGAAAATTACAGGCTAGAGACATTGTTGAATTTGTCCGAGATAGTGATAAAAGGGAGAAGATAAAGACTGATAAAAACAATAATAATGATTTAAGCAGTAACACCGAGTTGCCAGAAACCCTAGAAGAACTGGAGTGGCATCAACAATTACATCAAGCACTACTCAGTCTTAGTCCGGGCACGTTTGAAAGGCTGGTACAAAGATTGCTTCGGGAATCAGGCTTTGTACAAGTACAAGTTACAGGTAAATCTGGTGACGGTGGTATTGATGGCGTAGGAATTGCTCGAATCAATGGTTTCCTTAGTTTTCATGTTTTATTTCAATGCAAACGATATCAAGGTTCAGTAACTGCCAGCCAGATTCGAGATTTTCGCGGGGCCATGCAAGGACGGACTGATAAAGGTTTATTAATCACAACAGGAACTTTCACGAGAGATGCCATTAAAGAAGCCACCAGGGATGGGGCCCCACCGATTGATTTGATCGATGGAGAACAATTAGTCGCTCGATTAAAAGAATTAGGCTTAGGCGTCAAAATCAAGATGATTGAGTCTGTGGAAGTTGATTTAGACTGGTTCGCCAAAATATAG